The window ATGACGACCGTGCTCGGCTCGTCGTCCGGCGACAGCTCCGCGACCGGCAGGCCCCCGTTCGCGCGACGGGTGGCGAACGCGGTGTCGACCTCGTCGTCGGGGACGCCCTGCACGTCCTCGGCGTCGAGGCCGGCGGAGAGGGGTTCGCGGAACGCGACGTTGAGCTGCGCCGGTCCGGGCTGCCCGGTGTGCCCGGCGGCCGCGGCGACGGCCTGGCGGGCGAGGTCGCGCAGCACGGCACGCACCGACGCGTCGGCCCCGTGTGCCGACGGCGCCTCGACATCGCGGACGAAGGCGACCGCGTCGCCGAACATGCCCGGCTGGACCGTGGTCTGGTTGCTGCCGATGCCGCGGAGTTCGTCCGGCCGGTCGGCGCTCAGGACGATCATCGGGACGCCGGAGTGGTGCGCTTCGAGGACCGCGGGGTGCAGGTTGGCGACGGCGGTGCCCGAGGTCGTCACGACCGCGGCCGGTCGGCCGGACTCCACCGCGAGCCCGAGGGCGAAGAACCCGGCGGTGCGCTCGTCGAGTCGGACGTGCACGGTCAGTCCGCCGGCACGCTCGAGGGCGACGGCCGCGAGCGCGAGGGCCTGCGACCGCGAGCCGGGGCTGACGACGACGTCGGTGACGCCGGCGCGCACGAGTTCCTGCAGCAGGGTCAGGGCCGCGTCCGTCGCCGGGCTGCCCGATCCCGCGGGCCCGTCAGCGATCGGTGCGGCCGTCGTCGTCTCGGTCGTGGAACTGGTCTTCGAGGTCTCGGAGGGTCGCGTCGTCCTGGTCCTTGTCCGTGAGGGTGTCCCCCGGCGCGGGCGTGGTGCCGAGGAAGTCCGGGTCGTCTTCGGGTCCACGGTACCGGGCGGTCGTGCCCGGGGACGCCGGCGACCGGCCGAGCAGGAACCAGAGCACCCCGCCGAGGACGGGGAGGACGATCACCAGGAGGATCCAGACACCGCGCCTGAGGGATCGGACACGTTCGCGGGGCATCGTCGCGCAGTCGATGGCC of the Curtobacterium sp. TC1 genome contains:
- a CDS encoding PLD nuclease N-terminal domain-containing protein, whose amino-acid sequence is MVRLWLIVVVAAVAFTVYAAIDCATMPRERVRSLRRGVWILLVIVLPVLGGVLWFLLGRSPASPGTTARYRGPEDDPDFLGTTPAPGDTLTDKDQDDATLRDLEDQFHDRDDDGRTDR